AAGTATTTGTTTCAAAATTTTTTCTTTATGAATTATATCCCTTTTATATAAATAAATGCTAAAATTAATTAATTGAGTCAAATGTATTTCTATTTTTCTTTCTATAATAATACGAATAATAATTAATGTAATATTTTTTAAAGCAAATGGATCTTTATCACCAGTGGGTAATAAGGATATAATAGAAATTCCCACAATAGTATCTATTTTATCTGCAATAAATAAAATGCAAGAAATTATATTTTTAGGTATTAAATCATTTTTTTTATATTGATATTGTTCTTTAATAGCTTGTGATACATTTTTATTTTCTTGATTATATTTTGCATAGTACATTCCAATAATACCCTGCAAATCAGGAAATTCATAAACCATTTGTGTTGCTAAATCACATTTAGATAATTTACTAGCTCTAGTACAATCTATAATATTAATTTTTTCAATAATTTTTGCTATATATTGAGATATTTTTTCTATACGTATAGTTTTTTCAAATAAATTTCCTAAATCTTTTTGAAAAATAATATTTTTTAATTTCTCTAAATATTGTTCAAATTTTATTTGTAAATCATTTTTAAAAAAAAATTGAATATCTTTAAATCTTGATTTAATAACTTGTTCATTATTATTGATAATCATTTTATTATTATTTGTTTTAATATTTATTAAAATAATAAAATTAGATAATAATTTTTTTTTCTTATCATATAAAGGTATATATTTTTGATATTTAATCATAACATATGTTAATATTTCTGTTGGTAATGTTAAAAATTTATTATCAAATTTTCCTACTAATAATACAGGCCATTCAACCATAGATGATAATTCTTCTAAAAAAATATTATTTATTTTAACTATTGCATTGAAATCATTTGCTATTTTATTTATTTTATTAAGAATAATGTTTTTTCGTTTAATATTATTAACAATAACTTTTCCTTCTATAAATAATAATTTTTCATATTCTTCTGCATTTTGTAAAATTATTTTTTTTGTACACATAAATCTATGTCCTTGAATAATATTATTAGATTTAAAATTTAATATATTTTTTTTTATATTTTTTTTTCCTAAAACTAATACAATATTTCTTATTGGTCTAATAAATTTAAAAATTTTATTATCCCAATACATAAAATTGGGAATAGAAATAATATTTTTTAAAGAATTGATAATTATATTTGCTAATAAGTTTTTAATATGTAATCCTTTTATTACCTTTTTATAAAAAATATAATTTTTTTTATAAAAAATATATTTTTTGTTTTTAATATTATATTTTTTCATCCAAAATTGAATTATTTTATTTGAAAAAATATCTTTTTTATCGGATATAAATGGTCCTTTAATAATATAAGTATAATCAGATTGTATTATATTTATAAAATATATTTGTAATGCAATACGCCTAGATGTAAAAAAACATTTTATTATTTTAAATTTAAAATTATTTTTTTTTAATTCATTTTTAAAATTTTTTAAAATTATTTGAGATATTTTTAATAAATATTTAGAAGGTATTTCTTCTATACTAATTTCTAATAATAATATATTATTACACATAAGATTATATTACCTAATTAATAATTTTTTTATTTTACATAATTATAATATTTTATAGCAATTAATTTTGTCATATTACATAATTTTAAAACATATCTTTGTCTTTCAGTATGTGATAAAAATTTACGTGCTTCTAATAAATTGAAACAATGTGATGCTTTTAAAAGTTTTTCATATGCAGGAAAAATTAATGGAGTTTTTAAATCTAATAAATAATTAATTTCTTTTTCATAATTTTTAAAACAATATATAAGAAAATCAATATTTGTATATTGAAAATTATAAATAGATTGTTCTTTTTCATTTTTATAAAAAAAATCTTTATAAGTAATAATAGAATTATTTATATCTTTATTCCATATTAAATCAAATATGTTTGTAACATTTTGAATATTCATTGCTAATCTTTCTAAACCATAAGTAATTTCTCCTGTAATAGGGTTACATATTATTCCACCCATTTGTTGAAAATATGTAAATTGAGTTATTTCCATACCATTTAACCATATTTCCCAACCAATACCATATGCACCTAATGTAGGATTTTCCCAATTATCATCCATAAAACGAAGATCATTATTTTTTAAATCTAATTTTAATTTTTCTAAAGATTTTAAATATAAAGCCTGAATATTATGAGGAGGAGGTTTCATTATTACTTGAAATTGATAATATTGTTGTAATCTGTTAGGATTATTTCCATACCTTCCATCAGAAGGTCTTCTAGATAATTGTACATAAGCCAATTTAGTTGGTTGATTTCCTATAGCATACAAACACGTCATTGGATGTGAAGTTGCTGCACCAACTTCAGTATCAATTGGTTGTATAATACTACAACCTTGTTTTGACCAATAATTTTGTAAGATAAAAATCATTCCTTGAAATGTTTTTTCATTAAATTCTTTCATTTTTTTAAATTTATTTAAATTTATAATTTTAATATAATTATTATATATAATTTTAAATTAAAAAATATAAATAAAAATTTAACATATTTTTAATAGAATAAGAATTAGTGTTAAAATAATTTATTATTTTAGAATAATAAAATATTTTATATTAAATTATTAAAATTATTAATATGGATTAAATAAAAATATGAATAATATATTTAAACAAATTTCTTTTAAAGAAAAAAAAAATGAATATAATAAATTAATAACAAAAGCTACAAATTTAGCAATTTTATTATCTTTAACATTATTAATGTTAAAATTATTAGCTTGGTGGCAAACTAAATCTATAAGTATGTTAGCTGCTTGTGTAGATTCTTTAGTAGATATTACATCATCATCAATGAATTTATTAATTATATATTATTCTTTACAACCTGCTGATTTAGAACATACTTTTGGACATGGTAAAGCTGAATCATTATCTGCTTTAACACAAAGCATATTTATTTGCATTACAGCAATTTATTTATTTATAAATAGTTTAAAATATATATCTCATCCTACAAAATTACATTACCCAATAATAGGAATATTAGTTATAATAATTTCATTTTTCTTAACTTTAATATTAGTAATTTTCCAAAAAAAAGTAATAGCTAAAACAAATAGCCAAGCGACTCATGCTGATATGATACATTATGAATCTGATATTTTAATTAATAGTGCAATTTTATTAGCTTTGATATTAAATTTTTTTAATATAAAACAAGCAGATTCTTTTATAGCCTTAATTATTAGTATATTTATTTTTTACAATGCTTTTAAAGTAGGATATAAAGCAATACAATCTTTATTAGATAGATCTTTACCAGAACATGAAAAAAAAATTATAATAGATTTAATTACTTCTTGGCCTAAAGTAAAAGGAGCTCATCAGTTAAAAACAAGACAATCTGGTCCTACCCGTTTTATACAACTTCATTTAGTATTAGAAGATAATTTACCTTTATTAGAATCACATTCAATTGCAAAAAAAATAGAAAATGCTTTAAATAAAAAATTTCCTTATTCAGATATAATTATACATCAAGATCCATATTCTATTGTTTCTGATAAATATAAAGGTTTTTTCAAAAATTAATTTTATTAATAAAATATTATATATTGTGAGGTATTATATGATTCAAAAAATTGGTGTCCTTACAAGCGGGGGAGATTCTCCAGGAATGAATGCTGCTATTAGAGGTGTTGTTAGAACAGCAATAGGATATAATATGGAAGTTTTTGGAATATATAATGGTTATTTAGGATTATATAATAATCATGTTATAAAATTAAATAGATATAGTGTCTCTGATATTATTAATAAAGGAGGTACTTTTTTAGGATCTTCTCGTTTTACTCAATTTAAAAATAAACAAATACGTTCTATTGCTATAAATAATATGAAAAAACATGGTATTAATGCATTAGTTGTAATAGGAGGAGATGGTACATATATGGGAGCAAAATTATTAACTGAAATGGGATTTCCATGTATAGGAATTCCAGGAACAATTGATAATGATGTAGCAGGTACTGATTATAGTATAGGTTATTCTACTGCTTTAGAAACTATTGTACAAGCTATTGATAAATTAAGAGATACTTCTACTTCTCATCAAAGAATATCTATTGTAGAAATTATGGGTAGACATTGTGGAGATTTAACTTTAGCTGCAGCTATTGCAGGAGGATGTGAATTTATTGTGTTACCAGAAATTAATTATAATCAAGAAGATTTAGTAAAAGAAATAAAAATAGGTATAGAAAAAGGTAAAAAACATGCAATAGTATTGATTACAGAATTTATTTGTGATATTAATAAACTAGCAAAATTTATTCAAACTAAAATTAAACGTGAAACTAGAACTACAGTTTTAGGATATATACAAAGAGGAGGTTCTCCTGTTGCATATGATCGTATTCTAGGTTCTCGAATGGGGGCATTTTCAGTCGAATTATTATTTAAAGGATATGGAGGGAGATGTATAGGTATTCAAAATGATAAGATGGTTCATCATGATATTATTGATGCTATTTTAAATATGAAAAAAACTTTTAAACAAGATTTATTTGATACTGCTAAGAAATTATATTAATTAAATTATTAAAAGAGCTAAAATATGAATAATATAAAATTTTTAAAAAGAATACAAACAGGAAAAAGTTTTAGTAGACGTTTACGAATTAATAATCAATTTCCAGCCATAATTTATGGTAAAAAAAAAAAAACAATACCTATCATTATAAATAATGATGATATAATTAGTATTGATTTTAAAAAAAACTCTAAAAAAAAATTTCAATTAATAGATAAAAAGAAGAAAATTTACAAAGTAAAAATTATTGATATTCAATATCATCCATATAAAGATAATAAAATTTATCATATAGATTTTTTATTCGTATAAAATTTTTTATATAAAAAATATATATTTTTTTACATATCTAATTAAATTTTAGTCAATTAAATTTTTAATTACTATATTCCTAACACATCATTCATATTATATATGCCTGTTTTTTTGTTATTAATCCAAATAGCTGCTTCAATAGCTCCTTTTGCAAAAGGTATTCTGTTAGATGCTTTATGAATTAATTCTATTTGTTCACCAATAAAAGAAAATAAAATACTGTGCTCACCATATAAATCAGCAGCTCTAATAGAATGACATGTTACTTTTTTTATCATATTAAATTTTTTATACGTTTGAAGAATTATTTCTTTTAATGATAAAGCAGTTCCTGAAGGAAAATCTATCTTTTTTTTATGATGTTTTTCTATTATATCTATATCTACATTATTTATTTGTTTATTTTGACATAAAATTTTAATCATATTTTCTATTATTTTTAATAAAATATTTATACCTTGACTAAAATTAGAAGATAAAATAACAGCTATATTTTTTGATATTTTTTTAATAATTAATTTTTGTTGTGTAGTAAAACCTGTAGTTCCAATAACAATTTTTTTTTTATATTGATTACAAATATTAATATTTTCTAATGTTGTTTTAGGATTAGTAAAATCTATTAAAATATCAAATTGTTCAATAATATCAATTAAATTAGATTTAATATTTAAAATATTAGATTTATATAAAATTTTATCTTTCTTTTTTAAAGAAGACTTACTTTCTATAACTCCATTTAATAAAATATTATTTATTGTTTCTGTATTTAATACTTTTAGAATATTTTTACCCATACGACCATTAATACCTGTTATAGCTAAACGAATCTGATTTTTTTTCATAAAAAATAAACCTATTTTAATATTATTTAATATTTAAAAAAATATCTTTTATAAGAATAATTACTCCAAAACAAATTAAAATATCTGCAATATTAAAAACTGGAAAATGATAATTATATATATGTAAATCTATAAAATCTATTATAAAACCATATTGTATTCTATTAATTAAATTACTTAGTATTCCACTAAATAGACAATTATAGATTAACTGATTAAAATTATCTTTTATAAAAATTAATATTACTAATATAGTAATATTTATTTTTATTAAAAATAAAAAAATATTTTGATAATTTTGAAAAAAACCAAAAATTATTCCATAATTACGTAAGTAAATAAAATTTAAATAAGAACAAATATAATAAAATTTATATAGTTTTATATTTTTAATAATTAAATTTTTACAAAAAATATCTATTAATACTAATAATAAAATATAAATATTTAATATTTCTATTTTTTTTTTAAAAAAATTATTAAATAAATAAACGTTTTTCACCATTTCCTATTGTATTTAATTGACAACGATTACAAATTTTATTAACTATATATTTTGAATAATACCAACAACGTTCACATTTAAAATATTTTGATTTTTTAATTTTAAAATTTTGTATTAATTTATTTTTATATATTTTTTTTTCTTGATAAATAATAATATCAGATACTAATAATAAAAAACGTAGTTCTGTACCTAACATTATTAACTTTTTATAAATCTCTGTATTTACAAATACAATAATATTTGCTTCTAAAGAACTTCCTATAATTTTTTTATTTCTTGCATATTCAATAATTTTATTTATTTCATTTTTAAAAATTAAAATATCGTCCCAGTATTCATTATTCATTATATCATCTGATGATAAGTAAAAGAGTTTGGAATACCATTCTTCTGTAAAAACATATTTAGATCTTATTCCAGGAATATAATTCCAAATTTCATGAGCTGTAAAAGATAATATTGGAGAAATCCATCTTACTAAAGATTCAAGAATCATATATAAAGATGTTTGACAACTTAATCTTTCTTTACTAAATTTTTTAAATGTATACTGTCTATCTTTAATAATATCAAAATAAATAGAACCTAAATCTATAGAACAAAATTGCATTATTTCTTGAACTACATTTTGTATATTATATTTATTATAATATGTTATAATTTTTTCTTGTGTAATTTTAGTTTTATGAATAATCCATTTATCTAATACTAACATATTTTTTTGTTTTATTATATTTTTTTCAGGTATAAAATTATTTAAATTAGATAATAAAAATCTAACTGTATTACGAATACGTCTATAAATTTCCGTAATTCTTTTTAATATATTTTGAGATATATTTACTTCATTTGTATAATCTGTTGATGCTACCCATAATCTTAAAATATCACTACCTAAAGTATTTACTATATTTTGAGGTTTAATAATATTACCTAAGGATTTAGACATTTTTTTACCTTTATTATCAACTGTAAAACCATGACTTATTACAGTTTTATATGGTGCATCATTATCTATAGCCGTGGAAATCATTAAAGAAGAAATAAACCATCCTCTATATTGATCTGTTCCTTCTAAATATACATCAATTTTTTTTTTTTTAAATTCTTTAATTTGTTGAATAATTGAATTATAAGTTGACCCAGAATCAAACCAAACATCTAATATATCTGTAACTTTTTCATATAAATTAGCATCTTGACCTAAAAATTTTTTAATATCTAAATCCCACCATACTTGTATACCTTTTTTTTCAATCATACAAGCTATTTCTTTTATAAATTTTAAAGAATCAGTATGTATTTTTTGTGTTTTTTTATTAATAAATAAAGGAATTGGAATTCCCCATATTCTTTGTCTTGAAATACACCAATCAGGTCTTTTCTCTAACATAAGATTCATTCTTTTATAACCCCAATTAGGTATCCATTGTACTTTTTTTATTAATTTTTTTGCTGATTCTCTAAGATTTTTTCTATCCATACTAATAAACCATTGTGAGGTAGATATATATATAATAGGTATCTTATGACGCCAACAATATGGATAATTATGAATATAATTTTCTAATAAAAATAATACATTTTTTTTTATTAAAATTTTTATAATTATTTTGTCAGAAAAAAAAATATTAACTTTATCTAATTTAGGATGTACATTTTTTTTAAAATACCCTTTTCTATCTATAATATTTTCTAAACATTTTATGTTATATTTATTACATATATTATAATCATCTAATCCATGATTAGGTGCCATATGTACAATTCCTGTTCCTGATTTTTCGGAAACATAATCATCTATAATTACAGATGAAATATTATCATTAATTGGATTTTTTACTAATATATTTACAAAATATTTTCCTTTTATTTCTAATAGAATTTTCCATTTTATAATTTTTTTTTTCTTCATAATTATATGAACTAAATTTTTAGCTAATATAATTATATTTTGATTAATTTCAATTAATTGATAATATATTTGAGGATTTAAAACAACAACTTTATTTGCCGGTATAGTCCACGGAGTGGTAGTCCATATTAAAAATGAAATATTATAATTTTTTATTTCTATATTCAAATTTTTTTTAAAAAAATCAATATTAATTATGTTAAACATAACATAACATGTTAAAGTTTTTTTTTTTATATAATCAACTTCGGCTTCTGCTAATGAAGAAAGACATTTTGTACACCAATGTACTGGTTTTTTACCTTTATATAAATATTTTTTTTCAATTATTTTTCCTAAAATACGTACAATATTTGCTTCTGTTTTAAAATTCATTGTTAAATAAGAATTTATCCAATCAGCAAATATTCCTAATCTCATAAAATCATTTTTTTGTTTTTTAATTTGTTTTAAAACATATTTTCTACATTCAATTCTAAATTGTTTTTTAGAAATTTTTTTATTTTTTTTTTTTAAAATTTCTTCTACTTTTTGTTCTATAGGTAATCCGTGACAATCCCATCCAGGAATAAATGAAGTATAATAACCATCAATATTTTTAAATTTTATAATAATATCTTTTAAAATCTTATTAAAAGCATGTCCAATATGGATATTACCATTAGCATATGGTGGACCATCATGTAAAATAAATTTTTTTTTATTTTTTTTAATATTTAATATTTTTTGATATAAATTATCTTTTTCCCATTGTTTTAATATAATTAATTCATTTTTTGTTAAATGTGCTTTCATTGGAAATTTTGTTTTTGGTAAATTTAAATTAAATTTATTTTTCATACTAATTATCTTTAATTTGTTATTAATTTGACAAGAATCAATAAATATAAATTTTATTTTATTTTATTTATGTATAGATATTATATATAATAATATTTTATGTAAATATATAATTTCTATAAAAAATTAAAATTATCATTGTAATTAAAAGGAATATTTATATGGCAAATATAAAATCATCTAAAAAAAGAGCTTTAAAATCAGAAAAACAAAGACAACATAATATTAATTATCGTTCAATGTTACGTACTTTTATTAAAAAAGTTAATAATGCTATTTCTAATAAAAATATTGAATTATCAAAAAATAATTTTAAGATTATGCAATCTATCATAGATAGACAAGTACAAAAAAAATTAATACATAAAAATAAAGCATCTCGTTATAAATCTAGGTTATTTAATAAAATTAAAAAATTAAAAATATAATAAATAATAATTTTAGAATAAAAAATGAACATTAATTTAATAAATAAGCCAATTTCTTTAACTAAAAGAGCAGCAAATAAAATAAAAAAATTACATTATAAAAATGTTAATTTTAGAATATTTATTTTAGGTGGGGGATGTAGTGGTTTTAAATATGATTTTATGTTAGATAAAAAAATAAAAAAAAATGATATTTTGATAAATTTACTAGATATAAATATTGTAATAGATAAAATAAGTATGCAATATTTATTAGGTAGTGTTATTGATTATATTGAAAATATTGAAGAATCTAAATTTATTATTAAAAATCCATATATGAAAAATACATGTAATTGTGGTGTTTCTTTTGATATTTAATATTTTAAAAAATTTATTTATATAAGGAAAAATTTTATGTCTAATATAAAATTAGTATTATTACGTCATGGACAAAGTGAATGGAACAAAAAAAATTTATTTACTGGATGGAATGATATAGAATTATCTCCAGAAGGAAAAATTGAAGCAATACAAGCAGGAAAAATATTAAAAAAAAATAATTTTAAATTTGATTATGCATATACTTCTGTTTTAAAAAGAGCTATACATACTTTATGGTTAACTTTAAAAGAATTAAATCAACTTTGGATTCCTGTTAAAAAAACATGGAGATTAAACGAAAGACATTATGGAAGATTACAAGGAATGAACAAAGATCAAATTACAAATAAATTTGGTATAAAAAAAGTACAGAAATGGCGTCGTAGTTTTACTGCTGAACCTCCTTCATTATCAATAGATGATATTAGATGGCCTAGATTTGATCTAAAATATTCCAAATTAGAAGATTATCAATTACCTTTATCAGAAAGTTTATCTAAGACTTTAGATAGAGTTATATATATATGGAAAAAAAGTATATCTTCTAAAATTAGGAATGGAGAACGTATTCTTATTGTTGCACATGGTAATTCATTAAGAGCTTTAATCAAGTATATTGAAAATATTAATGATAATGATATTATTAACTTAAATCTTGCTACAGGAATACCTATCATCTATGAATTAGATCATGATTTAAATTACAAAAAAAAATATTATTTAAATAATTAATATAAAAATATTAATTTTATTTTTT
The Enterobacteriaceae endosymbiont of Donacia thalassina genome window above contains:
- the glyS gene encoding glycine--tRNA ligase subunit beta, with protein sequence MCNNILLLEISIEEIPSKYLLKISQIILKNFKNELKKNNFKFKIIKCFFTSRRIALQIYFINIIQSDYTYIIKGPFISDKKDIFSNKIIQFWMKKYNIKNKKYIFYKKNYIFYKKVIKGLHIKNLLANIIINSLKNIISIPNFMYWDNKIFKFIRPIRNIVLVLGKKNIKKNILNFKSNNIIQGHRFMCTKKIILQNAEEYEKLLFIEGKVIVNNIKRKNIILNKINKIANDFNAIVKINNIFLEELSSMVEWPVLLVGKFDNKFLTLPTEILTYVMIKYQKYIPLYDKKKKLLSNFIILINIKTNNNKMIINNNEQVIKSRFKDIQFFFKNDLQIKFEQYLEKLKNIIFQKDLGNLFEKTIRIEKISQYIAKIIEKINIIDCTRASKLSKCDLATQMVYEFPDLQGIIGMYYAKYNQENKNVSQAIKEQYQYKKNDLIPKNIISCILFIADKIDTIVGISIISLLPTGDKDPFALKNITLIIIRIIIERKIEIHLTQLINFSIYLYKRDIIHKEKILKQILFFIKKRCYNWYISLGYKKNIISSILDNEINNLLVLDYKIKALNLFFKNDEKQSNFLIFTYKRINKILLKNKKYVDENKNINISLLKDKEEIILFRYIVKLSKILKLKIKNNDYYNILLILSELYYPVNNFFQKVMINHQEKKIKQNRILILYYIKKYLIIVTNFVNLY
- the glyQ gene encoding glycine--tRNA ligase subunit alpha, which codes for MKEFNEKTFQGMIFILQNYWSKQGCSIIQPIDTEVGAATSHPMTCLYAIGNQPTKLAYVQLSRRPSDGRYGNNPNRLQQYYQFQVIMKPPPHNIQALYLKSLEKLKLDLKNNDLRFMDDNWENPTLGAYGIGWEIWLNGMEITQFTYFQQMGGIICNPITGEITYGLERLAMNIQNVTNIFDLIWNKDINNSIITYKDFFYKNEKEQSIYNFQYTNIDFLIYCFKNYEKEINYLLDLKTPLIFPAYEKLLKASHCFNLLEARKFLSHTERQRYVLKLCNMTKLIAIKYYNYVK
- a CDS encoding cation diffusion facilitator family transporter, encoding MNNIFKQISFKEKKNEYNKLITKATNLAILLSLTLLMLKLLAWWQTKSISMLAACVDSLVDITSSSMNLLIIYYSLQPADLEHTFGHGKAESLSALTQSIFICITAIYLFINSLKYISHPTKLHYPIIGILVIIISFFLTLILVIFQKKVIAKTNSQATHADMIHYESDILINSAILLALILNFFNIKQADSFIALIISIFIFYNAFKVGYKAIQSLLDRSLPEHEKKIIIDLITSWPKVKGAHQLKTRQSGPTRFIQLHLVLEDNLPLLESHSIAKKIENALNKKFPYSDIIIHQDPYSIVSDKYKGFFKN
- the pfkA gene encoding 6-phosphofructokinase, which encodes MIQKIGVLTSGGDSPGMNAAIRGVVRTAIGYNMEVFGIYNGYLGLYNNHVIKLNRYSVSDIINKGGTFLGSSRFTQFKNKQIRSIAINNMKKHGINALVVIGGDGTYMGAKLLTEMGFPCIGIPGTIDNDVAGTDYSIGYSTALETIVQAIDKLRDTSTSHQRISIVEIMGRHCGDLTLAAAIAGGCEFIVLPEINYNQEDLVKEIKIGIEKGKKHAIVLITEFICDINKLAKFIQTKIKRETRTTVLGYIQRGGSPVAYDRILGSRMGAFSVELLFKGYGGRCIGIQNDKMVHHDIIDAILNMKKTFKQDLFDTAKKLY
- the rplY gene encoding 50S ribosomal protein L25; this encodes MNNIKFLKRIQTGKSFSRRLRINNQFPAIIYGKKKKTIPIIINNDDIISIDFKKNSKKKFQLIDKKKKIYKVKIIDIQYHPYKDNKIYHIDFLFV
- the dapB gene encoding 4-hydroxy-tetrahydrodipicolinate reductase translates to MKKNQIRLAITGINGRMGKNILKVLNTETINNILLNGVIESKSSLKKKDKILYKSNILNIKSNLIDIIEQFDILIDFTNPKTTLENINICNQYKKKIVIGTTGFTTQQKLIIKKISKNIAVILSSNFSQGINILLKIIENMIKILCQNKQINNVDIDIIEKHHKKKIDFPSGTALSLKEIILQTYKKFNMIKKVTCHSIRAADLYGEHSILFSFIGEQIELIHKASNRIPFAKGAIEAAIWINNKKTGIYNMNDVLGI
- the lspA gene encoding signal peptidase II, with the translated sequence MVKNVYLFNNFFKKKIEILNIYILLLVLIDIFCKNLIIKNIKLYKFYYICSYLNFIYLRNYGIIFGFFQNYQNIFLFLIKINITILVILIFIKDNFNQLIYNCLFSGILSNLINRIQYGFIIDFIDLHIYNYHFPVFNIADILICFGVIILIKDIFLNIK
- the ileS gene encoding isoleucine--tRNA ligase, which produces MKNKFNLNLPKTKFPMKAHLTKNELIILKQWEKDNLYQKILNIKKNKKKFILHDGPPYANGNIHIGHAFNKILKDIIIKFKNIDGYYTSFIPGWDCHGLPIEQKVEEILKKKNKKISKKQFRIECRKYVLKQIKKQKNDFMRLGIFADWINSYLTMNFKTEANIVRILGKIIEKKYLYKGKKPVHWCTKCLSSLAEAEVDYIKKKTLTCYVMFNIINIDFFKKNLNIEIKNYNISFLIWTTTPWTIPANKVVVLNPQIYYQLIEINQNIIILAKNLVHIIMKKKKIIKWKILLEIKGKYFVNILVKNPINDNISSVIIDDYVSEKSGTGIVHMAPNHGLDDYNICNKYNIKCLENIIDRKGYFKKNVHPKLDKVNIFFSDKIIIKILIKKNVLFLLENYIHNYPYCWRHKIPIIYISTSQWFISMDRKNLRESAKKLIKKVQWIPNWGYKRMNLMLEKRPDWCISRQRIWGIPIPLFINKKTQKIHTDSLKFIKEIACMIEKKGIQVWWDLDIKKFLGQDANLYEKVTDILDVWFDSGSTYNSIIQQIKEFKKKKIDVYLEGTDQYRGWFISSLMISTAIDNDAPYKTVISHGFTVDNKGKKMSKSLGNIIKPQNIVNTLGSDILRLWVASTDYTNEVNISQNILKRITEIYRRIRNTVRFLLSNLNNFIPEKNIIKQKNMLVLDKWIIHKTKITQEKIITYYNKYNIQNVVQEIMQFCSIDLGSIYFDIIKDRQYTFKKFSKERLSCQTSLYMILESLVRWISPILSFTAHEIWNYIPGIRSKYVFTEEWYSKLFYLSSDDIMNNEYWDDILIFKNEINKIIEYARNKKIIGSSLEANIIVFVNTEIYKKLIMLGTELRFLLLVSDIIIYQEKKIYKNKLIQNFKIKKSKYFKCERCWYYSKYIVNKICNRCQLNTIGNGEKRLFI
- the rpsT gene encoding 30S ribosomal protein S20; the encoded protein is MANIKSSKKRALKSEKQRQHNINYRSMLRTFIKKVNNAISNKNIELSKNNFKIMQSIIDRQVQKKLIHKNKASRYKSRLFNKIKKLKI
- the erpA gene encoding iron-sulfur cluster insertion protein ErpA, with translation MNINLINKPISLTKRAANKIKKLHYKNVNFRIFILGGGCSGFKYDFMLDKKIKKNDILINLLDINIVIDKISMQYLLGSVIDYIENIEESKFIIKNPYMKNTCNCGVSFDI
- the gpmA gene encoding 2,3-diphosphoglycerate-dependent phosphoglycerate mutase — its product is MSNIKLVLLRHGQSEWNKKNLFTGWNDIELSPEGKIEAIQAGKILKKNNFKFDYAYTSVLKRAIHTLWLTLKELNQLWIPVKKTWRLNERHYGRLQGMNKDQITNKFGIKKVQKWRRSFTAEPPSLSIDDIRWPRFDLKYSKLEDYQLPLSESLSKTLDRVIYIWKKSISSKIRNGERILIVAHGNSLRALIKYIENINDNDIINLNLATGIPIIYELDHDLNYKKKYYLNN